A genomic region of Helicoverpa zea isolate HzStark_Cry1AcR chromosome 8, ilHelZeax1.1, whole genome shotgun sequence contains the following coding sequences:
- the LOC124632735 gene encoding glycine receptor subunit alpha-4 isoform X8, with amino-acid sequence MKCSWPSALFFLIWLCNDVDSKRNHTLKPRVVLPENYVKEMRPPARKGQPVIVEFSIYVVDVNSINVEDMDFRVDMFIRQTWSESRLQLPEDIFEEGDDHVTLPPEFFDNLWHPDPYFLNSKVTGGAMHYKQRSPEIAELTHKFSSVTLYRNQTVRYSARMHAIIACQMEFQLYPMDIQSCPIYIESFSYSNQKVRFRWSEAGVTINPELKLLQYHIGEPLRLEETNGYMIDKDGNYSRLVVYFRFERQIGHHLIQTFAPSSLVVMLSWFSFWLDLDAIPGRVTLLVTCMLTLVTMFTGLRADIPPVAYVKALDLWMAGCMMFVFAALGEFVVVKVLDKQYQMNKTKAQESMPRIIPVRLNGEKGSCGTLAAWEGNQVRCRKVDLTSPTSPPAATPAVHPAPSATHNTAHLVGVERRQSILQVAWLDADTGQERVLWREIDKLSRVVFPALFLLFVTMYWPVLLLKTKTSS; translated from the exons GCTCTGTAATGATGTCGACTCGAAGAGGAATCACACTCTGAAACCAAGGGTTGTGCTGCCTGAAAACTATGTCAAAG AAATGCGGCCACCAGCGCGAAAAGGCCAACCGGTCATCGTGGAGTTCAGCATCTATGTGGTAGACGTCAACTCCATCAATGTTGAAGATATGGACTTCAG AGTGGACATGTTCATAAGACAGACTTGGAGCGAGAGTCGGCTGCAGCTGCCCGAAGATATTTTCGAAGAAGGAGACGACCACGTGACATTACCACCAGAGTTCTTTGATAACCTGTGGCATCCTGACCCTTACTTCTTGAACTCTAAAGTTACAG GAGGAGCAATGCATTACAAACAACGAAGTCCCG AAATCGCCGAGCTGACTCACAAGTTCTCGTCGGTGACCCTGTACAGGAACCAGACGGTGCGGTATTCGGCGCGGATGCATGCTATCATTGCGTGTCAGATGGAGTTCCAGCTGTACCCCATGGATATACAGTCCTGCCCTATTTATATTGAAAGTT TTTCATACAGTAACCAAAAAGTCCGGTTTCGTTGGAGCGAGGCGGGCGTGACCATCAACCCTGAGTTAAAATTGCTGCAGTACCACATCGGAGAACCGCTGAGACTTGAAGAAACTAACGGATATATGATAGATAAAGATG GTAACTACTCAAGACTAGTCGTATACTTCAGATTCGAGCGTCAAATCGGTCACCACTTGATACAAACCTTCGCACCTTCCTCGCTGGTCGTGATGCTGTCCTGGTTTAGCTTCTGGTTGGACCTGGATGCGATTCCTGGCCGAGTCACCCTGTTGGTGACTTGCATGTTGACGCTTGTCACTATGTTTACGGGACTGAGAGCTGATATTCCACCTGTGGCTTACGTTAAG GCCTTAGACCTCTGGATGGCTGGCTGCATGATGTTCGTGTTCGCGGCTCTGGGCGAGTTCGTGGTCGTCAAGGTTTTGGATAAGCAGTATCAAATGAACAAGACCAAAGCCCAGGAGTCTATGCCCAGGATCATCCCGGTG CGTTTGAACGGAGAGAAGGGTTCGTGCGGGACCTTGGCTGCCTGGGAGGGCAACCAGGTGAGGTGTCGGAAGGTTGACCTGACCTCTCCTACGTCGCCCCCGGCTGCCACGCCAGCGGTGCACCCAGCACCGTCGGCTACGCATAACACCGCTCATTTGGTTGGCGTTGAGAGAAGGCAGAGCATATTACAG gTTGCCTGGTTAGACGCCGACACTGGTCAAGAGCGAGTGCTATGGCGGGAAATCGATAAACTTTCCCGCGTCGTGTTCCCAGCACTATTTCTCCTTTTCGTCACTATGTACTGGCCCGTTCTCCTGCTAAAAACTAAAACATCttcataa
- the LOC124632735 gene encoding glycine receptor subunit alpha-4 isoform X7, translating into MKCSWPSALFFLIWLCNDVDSKRNHTLKPRVVLPENYVKEMRPPARKGQPVIVEFSIYVVDVNSINVEDMDFRVDMFIRQTWSESRLQLPEDIFEEGDDHVTLPPEFFDNLWHPDPYFLNSKVTGGAMHYKQRSPEIAELTHKFSSVTLYRNQTVRYSARMHAIIACQMEFQLYPMDIQSCPIYIESFSYSNQKVRFRWSEAGVTINPELKLLQYHIGEPLRLEETNGYMIDKDGNYSRLVVYFRFERQIGHHLIQTFAPSSLVVMLSWFSFWLDLDAIPGRVTLLVTCMLTLVTMFTGLRADIPPVAYVKALDLWMAGCMMFVFAALGEFVVVKVLDKQYQMNKTKAQESMPRIIPVMFRYLWQRLNGEKGSCGTLAAWEGNQVRCRKVDLTSPTSPPAATPAVHPAPSATHNTAHLVGVERRQSILQVAWLDADTGQERVLWREIDKLSRVVFPALFLLFVTMYWPVLLLKTKTSS; encoded by the exons GCTCTGTAATGATGTCGACTCGAAGAGGAATCACACTCTGAAACCAAGGGTTGTGCTGCCTGAAAACTATGTCAAAG AAATGCGGCCACCAGCGCGAAAAGGCCAACCGGTCATCGTGGAGTTCAGCATCTATGTGGTAGACGTCAACTCCATCAATGTTGAAGATATGGACTTCAG AGTGGACATGTTCATAAGACAGACTTGGAGCGAGAGTCGGCTGCAGCTGCCCGAAGATATTTTCGAAGAAGGAGACGACCACGTGACATTACCACCAGAGTTCTTTGATAACCTGTGGCATCCTGACCCTTACTTCTTGAACTCTAAAGTTACAG GAGGAGCAATGCATTACAAACAACGAAGTCCCG AAATCGCCGAGCTGACTCACAAGTTCTCGTCGGTGACCCTGTACAGGAACCAGACGGTGCGGTATTCGGCGCGGATGCATGCTATCATTGCGTGTCAGATGGAGTTCCAGCTGTACCCCATGGATATACAGTCCTGCCCTATTTATATTGAAAGTT TTTCATACAGTAACCAAAAAGTCCGGTTTCGTTGGAGCGAGGCGGGCGTGACCATCAACCCTGAGTTAAAATTGCTGCAGTACCACATCGGAGAACCGCTGAGACTTGAAGAAACTAACGGATATATGATAGATAAAGATG GTAACTACTCAAGACTAGTCGTATACTTCAGATTCGAGCGTCAAATCGGTCACCACTTGATACAAACCTTCGCACCTTCCTCGCTGGTCGTGATGCTGTCCTGGTTTAGCTTCTGGTTGGACCTGGATGCGATTCCTGGCCGAGTCACCCTGTTGGTGACTTGCATGTTGACGCTTGTCACTATGTTTACGGGACTGAGAGCTGATATTCCACCTGTGGCTTACGTTAAG GCCTTAGACCTCTGGATGGCTGGCTGCATGATGTTCGTGTTCGCGGCTCTGGGCGAGTTCGTGGTCGTCAAGGTTTTGGATAAGCAGTATCAAATGAACAAGACCAAAGCCCAGGAGTCTATGCCCAGGATCATCCCGGTG ATGTTTCGTTATCTCTGGCAGCGTTTGAACGGAGAGAAGGGTTCGTGCGGGACCTTGGCTGCCTGGGAGGGCAACCAGGTGAGGTGTCGGAAGGTTGACCTGACCTCTCCTACGTCGCCCCCGGCTGCCACGCCAGCGGTGCACCCAGCACCGTCGGCTACGCATAACACCGCTCATTTGGTTGGCGTTGAGAGAAGGCAGAGCATATTACAG gTTGCCTGGTTAGACGCCGACACTGGTCAAGAGCGAGTGCTATGGCGGGAAATCGATAAACTTTCCCGCGTCGTGTTCCCAGCACTATTTCTCCTTTTCGTCACTATGTACTGGCCCGTTCTCCTGCTAAAAACTAAAACATCttcataa